The segment GGCTTGTCTAATGAAATATATGAATTGAGCGGAATATGCTTTTGGCGTGTTGCCGTTTTAATTGCGGTAATAATTTGTCTCGTAATACATAATTCTGCAAATGCACGGAACGACGCAAGTTTATCCTCCTTAAAGTCACGGATCGCCTTATATAAGCCGATCATTCCTTCTTGGATGATATCTTCCTTATCCGCACCAATTAAAAAATAAGATCTCGCTTTTGCTTTCACAAAAAGCCGATATTTCGAAATTAAAAAATCTAACGCATCAGAATTGCCTAGATGCACTTGTCCAACAATGGCTTCATCTGTTAATTGTTCAAACTGCTGTATGACTTGAATCTTTTCACTTTTAAGCAATGACATCACCTCAGCTACGCTAGAATCATTAGGAACAGTATAACTTAACTGGAATTTATGGGCAAACTATTACTTGAGACCTCTACGCCACTTTTCAAATTGTAACTCTACATCTTTTGACAGTTTAATCCTAGAGGCTGGCATATCTTCTTGCGTTTCTTTTACTTTTGTCGAAATTTTTGATTGGATGATTTGCATTTCTATTTCAAATTCACGTGCAGATTTACGTAATGCGCCATGCCCAAATACAACATTTTGCTCGGTCATATCTGAAGTCGCAACATGAATTTGAATTTTTCTTCCTTTTAGCTCAGTCGATAACTTT is part of the Solibacillus sp. FSL K6-1523 genome and harbors:
- the sigH gene encoding RNA polymerase sporulation sigma factor SigH — translated: MLKSEKIQVIQQFEQLTDEAIVGQVHLGNSDALDFLISKYRLFVKAKARSYFLIGADKEDIIQEGMIGLYKAIRDFKEDKLASFRAFAELCITRQIITAIKTATRQKHIPLNSYISLDKPIYDEESERTLMDVITSPISEDPEHLMINREDYSHLEKKMGEVLSELEQQVLIRYLEGQSYNEISEELNRHVKSIDNALQRVKRKLERHIELKEMT
- a CDS encoding NYN domain-containing protein, giving the protein MQNILLVDGYNMIGAWSELRPLREPHFEDARNRLVERMAEYKAHTGWRVIVVFDAHLVPGTEQLYVRHAVEVIYTRKNETADERIEKLSTELKGRKIQIHVATSDMTEQNVVFGHGALRKSAREFEIEMQIIQSKISTKVKETQEDMPASRIKLSKDVELQFEKWRRGLK